Part of the Capsicum annuum cultivar UCD-10X-F1 chromosome 12, UCD10Xv1.1, whole genome shotgun sequence genome is shown below.
aatataataatatgtgtatcGTCTTATTTCTATATCTATATACGATGCCTCTTAAGTCCAATTTTTAAGTCTATAATTTCTTTTGGTTAAATGAATAACTTTGTAGTTGGAAAttttctaattattaattttgtttcttaatttataattgattttttaggCTTATGGAAGTACATATCGAGACATTAATGtattcatttcatttttctttctatagaagttcatatattttatttcatgcgatTTTACCGAAGGTTATCCTTCATTTTcactatgatatttatgttgttatttcacttgaaaaagaagaagatgctatTAAATGGTTAAAAGCTTATGGAAGTGGATATCGGCAAGAGCTTGGACAATTATGCActgattttatctttctttttatttttaattaatgattaaaaatataataatatgtatattgttttatttctatatctatatatgatgCCTCTTAAGTTCAATTTTTAAGTTTATAATTCCTTTTGGTTCAAATGAAtaatttgtagttaaaaatttatgaattattaattaagtttcttaatttataattgaCTTTTTTAGATGTCTAGCTTATTTCCATTAATCACATGTAAAGCAATACAAAGCAACCAACATCCACCGatagctaaataaattttaataattgaaatatatttgttATTTGGTCTTAGTTATGATTAAGTTTTAGTACTATCAATAAATATGCATgacataaaatttgagaaatataaaGGAACATGGAGGTGAGGGAGGAAATTGAGGTAattaattctaaaaattttataaacttgaggtaattatgaaaaattttatatacacgAAAAAGAACCATTTATGTTttgttcatttctttttttatttttaattttataataatagtgTATTTatctgatttatttttaaaaaaaattatatacataaaaaaagaaacatttatgttttatttatttcttctttttctttctttttaagtttgagaaaattatctcatttgtttttaattattataattagaagaataaatattttgctcTTCACCTTTTAAAGTAGATGATTACATGTTGTTAACATATTTAATCTATTATTTGTACGTCTATTATCTTGAGAAGCGATTGAGTCGgtgtaattattttattattttatattttttaattttatattcttttcatataaaaatttatctatatattatttaataaattatttgtattattaagaCCGCGCGAAGTATGGATAATTTAACTcatgctaaaataaataaataaataaataatactccctccatcccattttatccgtctcaaattgggatgacacaactattaagaaaataatgattggtaatgtaactttaccattttgcccGTATTAATTGTTTCTTGTtattagttccaatattgatggatgactaataacaaggagtaatcaattatactaagggtataatgaaaaaaaattatcttgtcttgataagtaaaaaaggacaagtaaaatgggacatcaaattagaaaatttcgGACGGGTAAAATAGAACGGAGGGAGTACTCTATGAGTCATTCTTTCATTCCATCTATTTGGAATGTGAATATGAAAAGGAATCAACAATATTAATGCATACGGTTACTTCAATGTGCAATCCATCCATTTGCAATCTCTTTGATTACTCCAATGTTTGCCCATTTGGCTTGTAATTAAAATTAGATTGTATCTCGGTGGACGTTCGGTATTTCGTTTGGTATTTTTAAAGTTTGGGTTCGGTAATTTGATAATTGGTATTTAAACATAAATACCACATATCATACTTATGAACATCGattcggtaattcggtaatcggtaaattaaattttagtttgCTATGGTATTTGGttttaccatattaaagttggagaagtgcaaatgtacgtttaaatttcaaagtatatttaatagaaaccttatttagtattctttttgtttctttttacgaatatattagcAAGTTTCAAGAGTTTTTTGGAAGAAAAAATacatcgttttcaccccaaactatacaagaaaagtcgaagccacacctaaactatactagtgacctattacgcacctaaactataaaaaagtgaaactatttacccGTCCAAACTGATCTGGCAAAGAATGTGATATCACATTTCTACACGCACGTGAAAAGCAGAAAAGGAAATTAAAAGCTTATTAAAAATGTACACGTGTCATTATTCAATTGCATTTTATcaatcaattatatttaattagtttttcatttatatttatataatttttattttctttctttgccttttaatttgtttttccttttcctttttttctcttcatctctTCATTAACTCCATTTCTTATTCCTTACCTCCTCTCAACCTCCACCAATTCATCAATGAATTCACAAATACACttacccttttatttttttcctttattattacaAGTAGGAAGAAGTTTGTTATTATTGCTATGtccttttggttttgttagaaaaaaatagtacagatataatttgatattgatgtgtTCTGtctaatttataattgatatttctCTGTGAATCTGAATATTATTTAGACGAAATTtactcaattttaatttaaattagattGTGGGTTTTTTGGATTTTACAAAATTGGATTATGGGTATCTTGAATTTGACGAGTTGGATTGTGGGTTGTttgaattttacaaaattgaaatGTGAGTATCTTGAATTTCACGAGTTGGATTCTAAGTTTCTTGCATTTTACTGAATTGTGTTGTGGGTTTCTCGAATTTTGcaaattgaattctaaatttaTCGAATTTTATGAAGTTGAGTTATGGGTTTCTTGCATTTACGAATTGAATTGTAAAttagttgaattttattgaaCTGGGTTGTgggtttcttgaattttcaagaattgaGTTCTGTGTTTGCATTTTATGGTTTGGGTTATTATTTGCTCGAATTTTATCGAATTGGGTTGTGGGTTTCTAGAATTTCACAAAAAATGGCAAAAGATTGTGAAACAGTTGAAGGATTGAAGTGATTTTGTTTGTCGGATTTGGATTGCTTTGATCCGATCGAATCCGTTTGTTTATCAGTAAATGGGCTTTGCTCATATTTTAACTAAAAGAAGGACTGAAGGAGATAATATTTTggagttttatatatatatatatatatataaagagagagatagatagatagatagatagatagaagtGGTGGACATGGAAGGGGGTGTTGGTGATTAatttaggaaaaaagaaaaaaaaaaggtgaaaaaatatatgtttgacaCGTGTCAGCGTGTGTATATACATTCAAGATAAAATCTGGTTATGACATTTCAAGGAGCAAATAGtttcattttttaataatttaggtttgtaataggtcactagtatagtttagatgtggctttgattttttttttatatagtttaggatGAAAAcaatgtcttttttcttttttggaatgACTAATATTATAGTCTATTGGGTTggttagacatatatatatatatatatatatatatatttatttatttatattgaacCGAATACCAAATGGTATTAATATCTTGAACCAAACCTAATTCTGAATAccgaaatattaaaattttactcccaaataccataccaaatatcaAATTACCGAAtatcaattaccaaattttttgatTCGGTTCGGTAATTCGATTTTCGGATCTATAAGTAAATATCGGAAAAAAACAAtcgaaatatataaaaatttcataTAGCTTATTTACTGTATGGAGTTTTACCCAAATAAAGGGTCTGTCAGAACTTAATACATACTTGAGTTGAGCCCATGTGTCTAGTACTTAGGTTCTACCAGCAagattattactccctccgtcccaaactATCCatcctaaattttttaatttgatgtctaattttatttgtcttttttcattaattaagacaagacaaaatttttttttcatgttttaccctttgcattaattactttttcttcaaattaaattgtaaacatcatttaataggggtactatgataaattagacatgttattaattatttttcttaatcaatgtgtcatctcaatttggggcGTATAATTTGGGACGAAGGGAATACAAAACAAAAAGTTTGTATCTCCAAAAACAAGGGTAAAACTCTTTGTGAAAACAGAAAGAACCTGGCCATTAACCATAGACTCAAGTCACGATCTTTTTTGCATATTATTTTCCATGGCGGTGAAAGCAACGAAACCTTAGAAAATGACTTTTTTACAATTACTATTCTTTCGCTTGAGTTTGTCGTATATTTTTTAGACtgttctaaaaaaaaatatttctttttttttttttttggaagtgTTTTAATTCTAACACTTCTAATGATGTGTTTAAAACTATaagattaaagagcattttgATATAATATACATACCTATAGCttaagatcataagattcaaTATATATacttcctccatcccattttatctGTCCCGAATTGACTAAGTTGatgtctcattttacttatcaagataagataaacttttctttccatgttttacctttgcattaattactttttctttaaattaaaatgtaaatatcatttaataagaGTACTTTGGTAAAGtagtcatgttatttattatttttcttaattattatgtcatcccaatttgggacaagtaaaatAGGACGGAGAaagtatatatatactatattatattttcttaagctttgtttcaaaaaagaaaacaaataaattgaaatagaaggagTACATATTTCCTGAATGATTTGCCGGCCAAAGGGACAAAGAGAATTAAAATTTCTCTAACAATTTTACCATTAGTTATTACATTTGTTAGTCAtatcctcctcttcttcttctactaGTACTTTGCATTCTCCTTTCTAGTTATTATCGCCATTCATATTCAACACAAAACGTTAAAGAACTTTGTATGATTGGCATCGTCCAAGGATCATAATGGGGTGTATTCAAGGCAAGGGTTATAGTCCGGAGAGACTTGAGAGGATGAAAGTTGACAATGGTTATGTTAAAGGAAATAGATTTGAAAgccaacgacaacaacaacaacaacaaacaaggGATACGGCTCGAATTCGCAAGCAAGAAGGGAATGGGAGGAATGATGGTGTAGTTGAAGGAGAGAAAAGAAGTGGTAGAGATCAAATGGAGAAGATTAAAGGAAGGGATGGAATTGGAAATGGAGTTAGAATAGGAAATGACAGTAGTTCACAAAGAGGTACAAGTGGTAATGGTAGGAAAATAGGAGGAGATGAATTGGTGCATGGATGGCCTAAATGGCTTGTTGATAATATTCCTAATGAGGTTTTGGTTGGTTTAGTTCCAAAGACTGCTGATTCATATGAAAAGCTTGCTAAGGTAAGTTAATTTCAAGTCCAATTCAGGATTtaaattttcaagcttttaaGGTTTCTAATTCCttcatttcaatttttgtttatcttattttccTTTGAAGTTTCTTTAAAAAACAACAacactttttatactttttatattCAGTAACTCTTTATGCCCCCAATATTCTACATGTCATATTTAAGATACAATATTCAACAAGTTATTTGGTGCACATTGCACACAAAATTAGGTTaaaatcacaagattcaaaaggcattttaattttaattttcttggaCTTTTACCAAGTCATactaagacaaacaaattgaaatcgAAGAGTAAGAAAGGGTCTCACCCCAAAAAGTATGTATGATATAGGCAACCTATCCTATCGCAATTAAGTATCACGAGTGATTGATTTCACAGATGAAATATATGTTGTGTGTTGTGACCTATATATTACAGCTAGATAACTTTATCATCGTTTTCtcccaaggctccccttcatttCACTTTTTCATTAGAAGTTCAATGTCTAATATatattgaaattttaattatACGATTCACATAAATATTTATACTGTATATGTAAAATATTGGGTTCAGTTGAACTCATAGTAGATATGCTCCATGCCTCCGACCTTGTACCCCTCTCGGTCGCGACAAAAAACTAGGGTTGATATCTCAGATTGTCACTCAAATAATACTTATTATCTAtgatttcaattttcatcaatgtcccaaaaatatgattttttgagtTAATAACCATTAATTGAGTGACCATATATAAAATCAACTCCTCAAAACTAAAAGGTAATTACTTTTATACATGTTTTCGACTTTCATGCTACATGAGGAAACCAAATTATAAGCGCTTGTATATTATGTTATTGCAGGTGGGACAAGGGACATATAGCAATGTGTACAAAGCAAGAGACAGGAAGAGTGGGAAAATAGTAGCCTTAAAGAAGGTTAGATTTGATACATCAGAACCAGAAAGTGTGAAATTCATGGCAAGAGAGATCATAATATTGAAGAGACTTGATCATCCAAATATTATAAAGCTTGAAGGATTAGCCACTTCAAGAATGCAATATAGTCTTTATTTGGTTTTTGACTTTATGGAATCTGATTTGACTAAACTTATCAATCGTACCCAAGGAAAACTCACTGAGCCTCAGGTGAGTAATCACTTATTTTAATTTCCTCATTTTCTATTTATTGTTTAAGTTGTCCATGCAGTCTTTCACAAAAATACAAAGTAAAATTGCGT
Proteins encoded:
- the LOC107849801 gene encoding probable serine/threonine-protein kinase At1g54610; amino-acid sequence: MGCIQGKGYSPERLERMKVDNGYVKGNRFESQRQQQQQQTRDTARIRKQEGNGRNDGVVEGEKRSGRDQMEKIKGRDGIGNGVRIGNDSSSQRGTSGNGRKIGGDELVHGWPKWLVDNIPNEVLVGLVPKTADSYEKLAKVGQGTYSNVYKARDRKSGKIVALKKVRFDTSEPESVKFMAREIIILKRLDHPNIIKLEGLATSRMQYSLYLVFDFMESDLTKLINRTQGKLTEPQVKRYMVQLLSGLQHCHEKGILHRDIKGSNLLIDKNGMLKIADFGLANFYQTKTKRPLTSRVVTLWYRAPELLLGSTDYSVGIDLWSAGCILAEMFVGRPILPGRNEIEQLHKIFKLCGSPTEEYWKKVKPPTTFRPPQHKPCFGQVFPNLPHSAFPLLYTLLSVEPHFRGTAATALQNELFTTSPLACRLSELPIIKVEEDGLAQSIDFTRYLFLFFHYDQ